In Flavobacterium sp. WV_118_3, one DNA window encodes the following:
- a CDS encoding serine hydrolase domain-containing protein codes for MKKNVMLVFWALLSNVLLGQEFERKVDSIIQTEFKEAQGPGGVFLIAQKGKPVYRKAIGKSNLELETDLNPDNVFQIGSMTKQFTAISILMLEEQGKLKVSDPVSKYIPDYPNGKNITIHQLLTHTSGIKDFTKMKTLSEIAQKEMTAKMVVDFFKNEPVTFQPGEKFDYNNSGYVLLGYLIELTSGKTYETYIQEAIFNPLGMTHSYFASDRKVIPKRAYGYHKKTQGYVNKTSINFSVPAASGALMSTLDDMLKWQNALNQNLLLKAGNAAKAFQKYKLNDGQEIEYGYGWHLKNINGVATREHGGSIFGFKAMGVYFPTEDLYIVGFNNCDCNSPTQITRDIAALALKSLKK; via the coding sequence ATGAAAAAAAATGTAATGCTAGTGTTTTGGGCACTACTTTCCAACGTCCTTTTGGGGCAGGAATTTGAACGAAAGGTCGACAGTATTATTCAGACCGAATTTAAAGAAGCACAAGGTCCCGGCGGTGTGTTTTTAATTGCTCAAAAAGGCAAACCTGTCTACCGAAAAGCCATTGGCAAATCGAATCTCGAACTGGAAACGGATCTGAATCCGGACAATGTGTTTCAAATCGGTTCGATGACCAAGCAATTTACCGCCATTTCGATATTGATGCTCGAAGAACAAGGGAAATTAAAGGTGAGCGATCCTGTTTCCAAATACATTCCGGATTATCCGAATGGAAAAAACATCACCATTCATCAGTTGCTAACCCATACTTCCGGGATCAAGGATTTTACCAAAATGAAAACCTTATCGGAAATTGCCCAAAAAGAAATGACTGCCAAAATGGTTGTCGACTTTTTTAAAAATGAACCCGTAACTTTTCAACCGGGAGAAAAATTTGACTATAATAATTCCGGTTATGTCCTCTTGGGCTATCTAATTGAACTTACTTCCGGAAAAACCTATGAAACCTATATACAGGAAGCCATTTTTAATCCGTTGGGAATGACACATTCTTATTTTGCCAGCGACCGGAAAGTAATTCCCAAAAGAGCGTATGGCTATCATAAAAAAACACAGGGTTATGTGAACAAAACCAGCATCAATTTTAGTGTTCCGGCGGCTTCCGGCGCCCTGATGTCAACGTTGGATGATATGCTGAAATGGCAAAATGCATTAAATCAGAATCTACTATTAAAAGCCGGTAACGCGGCAAAAGCATTTCAAAAATATAAATTGAACGACGGTCAGGAAATCGAATACGGTTATGGCTGGCATTTAAAAAACATCAATGGCGTCGCCACACGGGAACATGGCGGTAGTATTTTTGGTTTTAAAGCGATGGGCGTTTATTTTCCCACGGAAGATCTTTATATCGTAGGATTTAACAATTGTGATTGTAATTCTCCAACGCAAATCACGCGGGATATTGCCGCATTGGCTTTAAAAAGTCTGAAAAAATAA
- a CDS encoding PAS domain S-box protein codes for MHSAKLQNMWNDALLNNMQRIGKEGVFIVDFEGNIVRANKNALVAFGLDEEICQGISCFELFRLSYDEDRTPLDKKELPFSITLQYGKTIENQLLGVTIDMKPLIWLSVSTQIIPISDLKYVMISFFDVTEIVTKSQKLEKRKNQLDALLASIDDMIFEVSATGVILNCWTNDKDQLFYEPSLFLGKNLETLFPGELGCSFVALIKDSLSQNKSLSMDYQSPVQTNSGLWYRMQARPIYSSKSKVAVIITDITNRMKIEEEVRINEQKFNQAFLHSGLGMALVDTEGHCIDVNKTLTKMLGYDLSEMTRMSCCEYTHPDDMLLVEENIKKLKSLESASFTIKKRYIHKEGHYIWCLLTMSTVFNQQGSPVFFIAQVQDITLYSKYVQTLQRNNRQLEIATIDLETKLRQLEEFNQIVAHNLRGPAGNIQMLVAEIEHADNEADRKECLQLLQSSSDGLIAIMEELIEILEVRGSKSLPFEECNFERLYKKTIQQFSAEIYAKSAVIETNFEINAISYSRIYLESILHNLIGNALKYTIPGRKPHIYIRSYVEEGKSCLSVCDNGVGIDLERHGAHIFKFRKTFHTGYDSKGIGLFMTRHQIESLGGRIYVESEPDKGSTFYIQFN; via the coding sequence ATGCATTCAGCGAAACTTCAGAATATGTGGAACGATGCGCTATTGAACAATATGCAGCGTATCGGAAAAGAAGGTGTATTTATTGTAGATTTTGAAGGAAACATTGTTCGGGCAAATAAAAATGCCCTTGTAGCTTTTGGCCTTGACGAGGAAATCTGTCAGGGCATAAGTTGTTTTGAGTTGTTTCGACTTTCTTATGACGAAGACAGAACGCCACTGGATAAAAAAGAATTGCCGTTTTCGATTACATTACAATACGGAAAAACCATTGAAAATCAGCTGTTGGGAGTGACTATAGATATGAAACCACTCATCTGGTTGTCTGTTAGCACACAGATAATTCCGATTTCAGATCTAAAATATGTCATGATTAGCTTTTTTGATGTGACAGAAATTGTAACGAAAAGTCAAAAATTAGAGAAGCGGAAAAATCAGTTGGATGCGCTTTTAGCTTCTATAGATGATATGATTTTTGAGGTAAGTGCTACCGGAGTAATCCTAAATTGCTGGACAAACGATAAAGACCAACTTTTCTACGAGCCTTCTCTTTTTCTGGGAAAAAATCTGGAAACGCTGTTTCCTGGTGAACTCGGATGTTCTTTTGTAGCATTGATCAAAGATTCCTTAAGCCAAAATAAATCACTTAGTATGGACTATCAGTCACCCGTTCAAACCAATAGCGGGTTGTGGTACAGGATGCAGGCAAGGCCAATTTATTCTTCAAAAAGCAAAGTGGCTGTAATTATTACCGATATTACCAACCGAATGAAAATTGAAGAAGAAGTACGGATTAACGAACAAAAGTTTAATCAGGCATTTCTACATTCGGGATTGGGAATGGCTTTGGTCGATACCGAAGGACATTGTATCGATGTTAATAAAACGCTGACTAAGATGTTGGGTTACGACTTGTCTGAAATGACACGAATGAGTTGTTGCGAATATACCCATCCGGATGACATGTTGCTTGTTGAGGAAAATATAAAAAAGCTAAAATCCCTCGAAAGCGCAAGTTTTACGATCAAAAAACGGTATATCCATAAGGAAGGACACTATATTTGGTGTCTTCTCACGATGTCTACTGTTTTTAACCAGCAGGGAAGCCCCGTTTTTTTTATTGCTCAGGTTCAGGATATCACATTGTACAGTAAATATGTCCAAACATTACAGCGCAATAACAGACAACTGGAAATTGCCACGATCGATCTGGAAACCAAACTACGGCAATTGGAAGAGTTCAATCAGATTGTAGCCCATAATCTGAGAGGACCGGCAGGTAATATCCAGATGTTGGTTGCCGAAATTGAACATGCCGATAATGAAGCCGACAGAAAAGAATGTTTGCAACTCCTGCAATCGTCCAGTGACGGCCTTATCGCAATTATGGAGGAATTGATTGAAATACTCGAAGTGAGAGGTAGTAAATCGCTCCCTTTTGAAGAATGTAATTTTGAACGACTCTATAAAAAAACGATTCAGCAGTTTTCGGCAGAAATCTATGCCAAAAGCGCTGTGATTGAAACAAATTTTGAAATCAATGCTATTTCCTATTCAAGAATTTATCTGGAAAGTATCCTGCATAATCTGATCGGTAATGCGCTAAAATACACCATACCGGGTAGGAAACCACATATTTATATCAGATCCTATGTCGAAGAGGGAAAGAGTTGCCTGAGTGTTTGTGATAATGGAGTAGGCATTGATCTCGAAAGACATGGAGCCCATATATTCAAATTCAGGAAAACCTTCCATACCGGATACGACAGTAAAGGTATCGGACTTTTTATGACAAGACATCAGATCGAGTCATTGGGAGGACGAATATATGTGGAAAGCGAACCGGATAAAGGGAGTACCTTTTATATCCAGTTCAACTAA
- a CDS encoding helix-turn-helix transcriptional regulator, with the protein MKQLKTGQFFGATNSHLEWKGLTITDTEYTHEKVDWHYHEKPYFTFIIQGKVLEGNRKEIYECTAGSLLFHNWDDAHYNKKPPGFTRGFHIEIAQHWLDRFDLSLDSLQGSIAVKNPDVKLLFYKLFYESKIHDNASHLATDALLVEVLENIKGQNKTVYSARPDWIKPLQEILHEDTLQDLSLSQLSALLGIHPVHISRYFPKYFGCSLGNYIRKLKVEKSLALLPDKHTPLTSIALDSGFSDQSHFIRCFKENMGITPLAFRKRMHF; encoded by the coding sequence ATGAAACAACTCAAAACAGGACAATTTTTCGGAGCAACCAACAGTCACCTGGAATGGAAAGGCCTCACCATTACCGATACCGAGTATACCCATGAAAAAGTAGACTGGCATTACCACGAAAAACCCTATTTTACATTTATCATTCAGGGAAAAGTGCTGGAAGGCAACCGGAAAGAAATCTATGAATGTACAGCGGGTTCGCTGCTTTTTCATAATTGGGATGATGCGCATTACAATAAAAAACCACCCGGATTTACCCGCGGGTTTCATATCGAAATAGCACAACACTGGCTGGATCGATTCGATTTGTCGCTCGACAGTCTACAGGGAAGTATTGCAGTAAAAAATCCGGATGTAAAACTATTGTTCTACAAACTTTTTTATGAAAGTAAAATCCATGATAACGCCAGTCATTTGGCAACCGACGCGCTTCTTGTTGAAGTATTGGAAAACATCAAAGGTCAAAATAAAACCGTTTATTCCGCACGTCCCGATTGGATAAAACCACTACAGGAAATATTACATGAGGATACGCTCCAGGATCTTTCCCTTTCACAGCTTTCGGCACTTTTAGGAATTCATCCTGTACATATTTCCCGTTATTTCCCTAAATATTTTGGTTGTTCTCTTGGCAACTATATCCGTAAGCTAAAAGTGGAAAAATCGCTTGCTTTGCTACCGGACAAACATACACCACTTACAAGTATTGCTCTGGATTCCGGCTTTTCCGATCAAAGTCATTTTATCCGTTGTTTTAAAGAAAACATGGGAATAACACCGTTGGCTTTCCGCAAACGAATGCACTTCTGA
- a CDS encoding PAS domain S-box protein → MRNGKDTIMYSAMPIAPDGLTELSEVLGLAAELMVCDIAQLNFIDDLLKGLDLKWGKTIPLDKLNTFFSNLILKSNEMIIIPNTLKHFNSIDILPALSSVKLRFFVGIPVFLGDGRPIGSLCLFAKKTKTVTESEKKILHMFSRQIGLIIENEISRRKLVDEIEEKEARTDSLLKIAQLQSHQIRRPLTTLMGLVNLIKDEIHPVDQEWMTMFETATKDFDKTIHMIVDGSMASKDLKAIRFNKMVEEIDDYAILILDGDGYIENWNRGAERIKGYRYDEIVGQHFSVFYTDEDRQNKRPQKLIMEAEKHGVARDLGWRLRKDGTLFWGSIVITSIHDNNGAVIGFTKVTRDLTEITEVRDSLIASEELYKMMVEKTGALARIGGWELDVVHKFLSWTSVTKEIHGVDRDYVPELTSAINFYKEGTSRDKIKEAVKLAIETGRPWDMELQIVTAQGKEIRVRATGKSNYKDGICTKVYGTFQDINALRI, encoded by the coding sequence ATGAGGAATGGAAAAGATACAATAATGTATAGCGCAATGCCAATCGCACCCGATGGATTAACGGAATTGTCGGAAGTGCTGGGTCTGGCAGCGGAACTGATGGTGTGTGATATAGCACAGCTTAACTTTATTGATGATCTTTTGAAAGGATTGGATTTGAAATGGGGAAAAACAATACCATTAGACAAATTGAATACCTTCTTTAGCAATCTTATACTAAAGAGCAATGAAATGATCATTATACCGAATACCTTAAAGCACTTTAATTCTATTGATATTCTTCCGGCGCTTTCGAGCGTTAAACTGAGGTTTTTTGTAGGGATACCGGTTTTTTTGGGTGACGGAAGGCCAATTGGCAGCCTTTGTTTATTCGCCAAAAAAACAAAGACCGTTACCGAATCGGAAAAGAAAATACTACATATGTTTTCCCGACAGATTGGACTTATCATCGAAAATGAAATAAGCCGAAGGAAACTCGTAGATGAAATAGAAGAAAAAGAGGCGCGTACCGATTCGCTGTTAAAAATCGCCCAACTCCAATCCCATCAAATAAGACGACCATTAACGACCTTAATGGGACTTGTTAATCTGATTAAGGATGAAATCCATCCGGTTGATCAAGAATGGATGACTATGTTCGAGACTGCAACAAAGGATTTCGACAAAACGATTCATATGATTGTAGATGGTTCTATGGCTAGTAAAGACCTTAAAGCGATTCGTTTTAATAAGATGGTGGAAGAGATCGATGATTATGCAATTCTTATTCTCGATGGTGACGGATATATAGAAAATTGGAATAGAGGGGCAGAACGGATAAAAGGTTATCGATATGACGAAATTGTAGGGCAGCACTTTAGTGTATTCTACACGGATGAAGACCGACAAAACAAACGTCCACAAAAGTTGATCATGGAAGCTGAAAAACATGGCGTAGCAAGGGATTTAGGATGGCGACTTCGAAAAGATGGAACCTTGTTTTGGGGAAGTATTGTCATTACTTCCATACATGATAATAATGGAGCGGTAATTGGATTTACGAAAGTGACCCGGGATCTTACTGAAATCACAGAAGTGCGGGATTCATTAATCGCTTCAGAAGAATTGTATAAGATGATGGTGGAAAAAACCGGAGCATTGGCACGCATCGGTGGCTGGGAGCTCGATGTAGTCCATAAGTTTCTGTCGTGGACATCGGTTACAAAAGAGATTCACGGTGTGGATAGGGATTATGTTCCCGAATTAACGAGTGCCATTAATTTCTATAAAGAAGGCACGAGTAGGGATAAGATCAAAGAGGCGGTAAAATTGGCGATCGAAACGGGCAGACCATGGGATATGGAACTACAAATTGTAACCGCTCAGGGAAAGGAGATCCGGGTAAGAGCAACAGGGAAGTCCAATTATAAAGATGGAATCTGTACCAAAGTCTACGGTACTTTTCAGGACATAAATGCTTTGCGGATATAA
- a CDS encoding RidA family protein, with protein MEHIIHKNPKTLFDPTPFAFSHATSASGNGKYVFISGQSGGEDLKHTLSKDFRTQVKFALQNLETVLQEYDLKADDVLKITILIVDHDQEKLKIWTEEMHKVWTNHEFPASTLIPVPRLALDGMLIEVDAVAFMPL; from the coding sequence ATGGAACACATCATTCATAAAAACCCAAAAACACTTTTCGATCCTACGCCTTTTGCTTTTTCACACGCTACAAGTGCCTCAGGTAACGGAAAATATGTATTTATCTCCGGGCAAAGCGGCGGAGAGGATTTAAAACATACGCTTTCTAAGGATTTTAGAACACAGGTTAAATTTGCTTTGCAAAATTTAGAAACCGTGCTTCAAGAATATGATCTAAAAGCAGATGACGTCCTTAAAATCACGATACTTATTGTCGATCACGATCAGGAGAAACTGAAGATATGGACAGAGGAAATGCATAAAGTGTGGACGAATCATGAATTTCCCGCAAGTACCTTAATTCCGGTTCCGCGCCTGGCGCTGGATGGTATGCTCATAGAAGTGGATGCTGTTGCTTTTATGCCATTATAA
- a CDS encoding response regulator, which produces MTNLRIAIIDDDSIFRFIFSKMVKKFPDVHTEVIGFEDGLLALNYFQANKEKSETWPDMLFVDINMPQMTGWEFMDEVCRLELDYVKNIPVFILSSSTSLADIEKINEYHFIDDYLVKPLKKTSFMELLHQYHHKTARVIEKPE; this is translated from the coding sequence ATGACAAATTTACGTATTGCTATTATCGACGATGATTCGATATTTCGTTTTATCTTCAGTAAGATGGTAAAGAAGTTTCCCGATGTTCACACGGAGGTCATCGGTTTCGAAGATGGCCTTCTGGCCCTTAATTATTTTCAGGCGAATAAAGAAAAGAGTGAAACCTGGCCGGATATGTTGTTTGTAGACATTAATATGCCTCAGATGACCGGTTGGGAATTTATGGATGAAGTATGTCGGTTGGAATTGGATTATGTGAAAAATATTCCCGTTTTTATCCTGAGCTCTTCAACAAGTCTTGCCGATATTGAAAAAATAAACGAATATCACTTTATCGATGATTATTTGGTAAAACCATTAAAAAAGACATCATTTATGGAACTACTGCACCAGTATCACCATAAAACTGCCCGAGTTATTGAAAAACCGGAATAA
- a CDS encoding serine hydrolase — translation MKAYFWCMITILGLSFSVTAQHNITTPELNTSPLYRKNIGKLVFLSKSILSEQLTETDFLESFQNSDGNDLYLRVFMDNSLVNFLHTINPNLTVDELIQAGNFQFSFYADDKLLYTENLNTGAGTFQSKTKGTTFQIPLISKSGEDSWGRFLWSRFFFNGGGEAAFFSGKHKLTIEIRPYLKSGTTIKTGALIAQGSLIVTAPIVSLSENQIAIQKIAPKSDWQLATVTYDTTVIRVLNQKIQEKRFKDITSIVVIQNGKLVLEEYFNGSDRNTLHNTRSVGKSFASTLMGMALRDGYIKNENQTLNQFYKLKDFAHYSISKENVTLKSLLTMSSGFDGSDQNPDSPGNEESMYPTDNWVKFALDLPMDSEKQIGKNWDYFTAGVVLLGDILNQRVPKGLESYAATKLFNPLGIKSYQWQYTPQNVANTAGGLQLRTLDLARYGQLYANKGLWNGKQLLSKDWVEKSFTNYFPEDSNTPGYGYLFWKETFTVKGKNYEAFACSGNGGNKVYIFQNVPFVIVITATAYNKPYAHPQVRRMMQEFLLPALIAQQ, via the coding sequence ATGAAAGCATACTTTTGGTGTATGATCACTATTTTAGGATTATCGTTTAGCGTCACGGCACAACACAACATTACCACCCCCGAACTAAACACCAGTCCCCTATACCGAAAGAACATTGGAAAGCTGGTTTTCCTTTCCAAATCCATTCTATCGGAACAACTAACGGAAACCGATTTTCTGGAATCGTTTCAGAATAGCGACGGAAATGATTTATACCTCCGTGTTTTTATGGACAATTCGCTGGTTAATTTTCTACATACTATAAACCCAAATCTAACCGTTGACGAATTAATCCAAGCCGGAAACTTCCAGTTTTCGTTTTATGCCGACGACAAACTGCTTTATACCGAAAACCTCAATACCGGTGCGGGAACATTTCAAAGTAAAACCAAAGGAACCACGTTTCAGATTCCGCTAATCAGTAAATCGGGAGAAGATTCCTGGGGACGGTTTTTATGGTCACGTTTCTTTTTTAACGGTGGCGGCGAAGCGGCTTTTTTTTCCGGGAAACACAAACTTACGATTGAAATCCGTCCGTATCTGAAATCCGGTACAACTATCAAAACCGGTGCATTAATCGCACAGGGAAGTCTTATCGTAACCGCTCCGATAGTTTCGTTATCTGAAAACCAAATCGCTATTCAGAAAATAGCCCCAAAAAGCGACTGGCAATTAGCAACCGTTACCTATGACACTACTGTGATCCGTGTTTTAAACCAAAAAATTCAGGAAAAACGTTTTAAAGACATCACCAGTATTGTCGTCATCCAAAACGGAAAATTAGTGCTCGAAGAATACTTTAACGGTAGCGATCGCAACACCCTTCACAACACCCGCTCGGTTGGAAAATCCTTTGCTTCCACCCTTATGGGAATGGCCCTGCGGGATGGTTATATTAAAAACGAAAATCAAACTCTGAATCAGTTTTACAAGCTAAAAGACTTTGCGCACTATTCTATTTCAAAAGAAAACGTTACTTTAAAAAGCCTGCTCACCATGAGTTCCGGGTTTGACGGATCGGATCAGAATCCGGATTCGCCAGGCAACGAAGAAAGCATGTATCCTACGGATAATTGGGTTAAATTCGCATTGGATCTTCCAATGGATTCCGAAAAACAAATCGGAAAAAACTGGGATTATTTTACAGCCGGGGTAGTCCTTTTGGGTGATATTCTAAACCAACGGGTGCCTAAAGGGCTGGAATCCTACGCTGCGACCAAACTATTCAATCCGCTGGGAATTAAAAGCTACCAATGGCAATACACGCCTCAAAACGTAGCCAACACGGCTGGCGGCTTACAATTGCGAACGTTGGATCTGGCACGCTACGGACAATTATATGCCAACAAAGGTTTGTGGAACGGTAAACAACTCCTTTCAAAAGACTGGGTTGAGAAAAGTTTTACCAATTATTTCCCGGAAGATTCCAATACACCGGGATACGGTTATCTGTTCTGGAAAGAAACCTTTACGGTAAAAGGAAAAAATTATGAAGCCTTTGCCTGTAGCGGAAATGGCGGTAATAAAGTCTATATTTTTCAAAACGTTCCTTTTGTGATTGTTATTACCGCAACGGCCTACAACAAACCTTACGCCCATCCGCAGGTGCGCCGGATGATGCAGGAATTCTTATTACCGGCTCTAATCGCGCAACAATAA
- a CDS encoding PAS domain S-box protein produces MRTSASSMIKLLEKLWRSYSVFINRGTHTGKKYPNRNEMWKDRFFTQIIKFAVPTGIIALIPSIILECLHHSYLTAITDLAAFTSIVLIVLHKKLDIRFKKLFGVTVMLTFSIIKIVTLHSLMFGTVFLLLLSVFVTLLFSKKMAYLSVAVNAIICLIFGIALYEGFPVNRLELMNDNIPDRWVLYAFNFIFSNLVMVAVILYIIRGFEKTILKSENLYQKLRLEIQEKINRENLLEDAVTHYKSLFIFNPLPMLIYDPQNLRMLHVNKSAVDCYGYSIKELLNMKITDLIRCNETVFRNKIRQDYVHQRDEHYCKNGNRIQVDINASNIRLNGTWVRLAIVRDITSEAEYITAIEQKNEKLREIAHLQSHVIRNPLSRIMGITELIQSDPVEGPELEELLFYLNHSAEELDIVVAQIVKQTEMEIRTSLNLKNGLI; encoded by the coding sequence ATGAGAACAAGCGCTTCCTCTATGATCAAACTCCTCGAAAAATTGTGGAGAAGCTACTCCGTTTTTATAAACAGAGGAACGCATACCGGGAAGAAATACCCGAACAGAAATGAAATGTGGAAAGACCGTTTTTTCACACAAATCATAAAATTTGCGGTACCAACCGGTATCATTGCGCTAATTCCCAGCATTATACTCGAATGCTTACATCACAGTTATCTGACAGCCATAACCGATCTGGCGGCATTTACATCCATAGTGCTAATCGTTTTGCATAAAAAACTGGACATTCGGTTTAAAAAACTTTTTGGTGTTACGGTAATGCTCACTTTTTCGATTATAAAAATCGTAACCCTGCATTCGCTAATGTTCGGAACGGTCTTCCTTCTATTGCTCAGTGTATTTGTTACGCTTTTGTTTTCAAAAAAAATGGCCTACTTGTCGGTTGCCGTCAATGCCATAATCTGTCTCATATTTGGTATTGCCTTATACGAAGGATTTCCGGTAAATCGGCTTGAATTAATGAACGACAACATTCCGGATCGATGGGTTTTATACGCCTTTAATTTTATATTTTCGAATCTGGTTATGGTAGCCGTTATTTTATATATCATCCGCGGTTTCGAAAAAACCATTTTAAAATCGGAAAATCTATATCAGAAACTCCGCCTGGAAATTCAGGAAAAGATTAATCGGGAAAATCTATTGGAAGATGCCGTAACCCATTATAAAAGCCTGTTTATTTTTAATCCGCTACCGATGCTCATTTATGACCCGCAAAACCTCCGGATGCTACATGTAAACAAAAGTGCTGTAGACTGTTACGGATACAGTATTAAGGAACTACTCAATATGAAAATAACGGATCTTATACGCTGTAATGAAACGGTTTTCCGAAATAAAATACGTCAGGATTACGTACACCAACGGGACGAACATTACTGTAAAAACGGAAACCGCATTCAGGTCGACATCAATGCCAGTAACATCCGACTTAACGGAACCTGGGTACGACTCGCTATTGTGAGAGACATTACTTCGGAAGCAGAATATATTACTGCTATAGAACAAAAGAATGAAAAACTCCGGGAAATTGCGCATCTGCAATCCCATGTTATCCGCAATCCATTATCCCGGATTATGGGAATCACCGAACTGATCCAATCTGATCCTGTTGAAGGCCCCGAATTAGAGGAACTCCTCTTCTACCTAAACCATTCCGCCGAAGAACTCGACATCGTTGTGGCTCAAATTGTAAAACAAACGGAAATGGAAATAAGAACCTCTTTAAACCTAAAAAACGGATTGATTTAA
- a CDS encoding NAD(P)-dependent oxidoreductase, with the protein MKIGIIKERKNPPDRRVVFSPTELVTLKEHYPQTEIKVEASDIRIFKDEEYKALGFEVTEDMSDCDVLLGVKEVPVDALIPDKKYFFFSHTIKKQPYNRKLLVACLEKNIKLIDHETIVNETNHRLIGFGRYAGIVGAYNGFRAFGIKFDLFNLPKAETLADKAALVERLRRPLLPPIKIVLTGHGKVGMGAKEILDAMKIKQVSIEDYLTKNFATPVYTQIDVLDYNKRKDGQKLDNQDFYHNPQDYVSDFERFTKVSDIFMAGHFYGNGAPVILTREMLNAPDNKIKVVADISCDVEGPIACTLRASTIAEPIYGYYPSENKEVDVNHPGAIVVMAVDNLPCELPKDASEGFGEMFLQHVIPAFYNNDKDGILQRAKITEGGKLTERFSYLQDYVDGK; encoded by the coding sequence ATGAAAATTGGAATTATTAAAGAGCGAAAAAATCCGCCGGACAGACGCGTGGTTTTTTCGCCAACAGAACTCGTTACATTAAAGGAACACTACCCGCAGACGGAAATTAAAGTTGAAGCATCCGATATCCGGATTTTTAAAGACGAAGAATACAAAGCCCTTGGTTTTGAAGTAACCGAAGACATGAGCGATTGCGACGTGTTATTAGGTGTAAAAGAAGTACCGGTTGATGCCCTGATCCCGGATAAAAAATATTTTTTCTTTTCGCATACCATCAAAAAGCAACCGTATAACCGAAAACTGCTGGTGGCTTGTCTGGAGAAAAATATCAAATTAATTGATCACGAAACGATTGTAAACGAAACCAACCACCGACTAATCGGTTTTGGTCGTTATGCCGGAATTGTTGGCGCTTACAACGGTTTTAGAGCTTTCGGAATTAAATTTGATCTTTTTAACCTTCCAAAAGCCGAGACCTTGGCCGACAAGGCTGCTTTGGTAGAACGCCTGAGACGACCACTTTTACCCCCTATTAAAATCGTTTTAACAGGACATGGAAAAGTGGGTATGGGTGCTAAAGAAATCCTGGACGCGATGAAAATCAAACAGGTTTCGATTGAAGATTATCTGACCAAAAATTTTGCCACCCCGGTGTATACACAAATCGATGTGTTGGATTATAACAAACGTAAAGACGGACAAAAACTGGACAATCAGGATTTTTACCACAATCCGCAGGACTATGTATCCGATTTTGAGCGTTTTACAAAAGTATCGGACATTTTTATGGCAGGTCACTTTTACGGAAATGGTGCTCCGGTGATCTTAACCCGCGAGATGTTAAATGCTCCAGATAACAAAATCAAAGTCGTAGCCGATATCTCCTGTGATGTGGAAGGCCCAATTGCCTGTACGCTACGCGCTTCGACGATAGCCGAGCCAATTTATGGTTATTATCCAAGTGAAAATAAAGAAGTGGATGTGAACCATCCGGGTGCGATTGTTGTCATGGCAGTCGACAACCTACCATGCGAATTACCCAAAGATGCCAGTGAAGGTTTTGGGGAAATGTTCCTGCAACACGTAATTCCGGCTTTTTATAATAACGACAAAGACGGTATCTTACAACGCGCTAAAATAACCGAAGGTGGAAAACTAACCGAACGTTTTAGCTATCTTCAGGACTATGTAGACGGTAAATAA